In Stegostoma tigrinum isolate sSteTig4 chromosome 7, sSteTig4.hap1, whole genome shotgun sequence, one genomic interval encodes:
- the LOC125454509 gene encoding LOW QUALITY PROTEIN: transcriptional coactivator YAP1-like (The sequence of the model RefSeq protein was modified relative to this genomic sequence to represent the inferred CDS: inserted 1 base in 1 codon), with amino-acid sequence MVIALRMYDTNVPCHLLKQVMRLQQLQFEKVGLRLKHQELLQQEMALRSQLPSMEQDGSPQTPVSSPAMSQDIRTMTANSSDPFLNSGTYHSREESTDSGLGKSSYSVPRTPDDFLNSVKEMDTVENLGQNNIGPLQNRFPDYLETIPGTNVDFGTLEEDRMNVEGEELMPSLQXAPSSDILNDVEFVLAATKIDKESFLT; translated from the exons atggtcattgcattGCGCATGTATGACACAAATGTTCCTTGCCATTTATTGAAACAGGTG ATGAGATTGCAGCAACTCCAGTTTGAGAAAGTGGGACTTCGACTGAAGCATCAAGAGCTCCTACAACAGGAAATGGCCTTACGTAGCCAATTGCCAAGCATGGAACAAGATGGCAGCCCCCAGACTCCAGTTTCTTCACCTGCAATGTCCCAAGACATAAGGACAATGACTGCCAACAGTTCAGATCCATTCCTTAATAGTGGAACATACCATTCCAGGGAGGAAAGTACAGACAGTGGACTTGGCAAGAGCAGCTACAGTGTACCAAGAACACCTGATGACTTTCTTAACAGCGTCAAGGAAATGGATACAGTTGAAAACCTTGGTCAAAATAATATTGGGCCTCTGCAAAATCGTTTTCCTGACTACTTGGAAACTATCCCTGGTACTAATGTGGACTTTGGGACACTGGAGGAAGACAGGATGAATGTAGAAGGAGAAGAATTAATGCCAAGCCTAC GGGCACCGAGCTCTGACATTCTCAATGACGTGGAGTTTGTCCTTGCTGCCACAAAGATAGATAAGGAGAGCTTCCTGACATAG